In one window of Cydia fagiglandana chromosome 1, ilCydFagi1.1, whole genome shotgun sequence DNA:
- the LOC134667807 gene encoding uncharacterized protein LOC134667807, with protein MTDETKTATEAPCVVCKVTVRTPPFWPEEPALWFSQMEAQFAIAGISSDTTKFNHVIGQLEHKYAVEVKDIISNPPADNKYEKIKSQLISRISVSKEQKFLQLMKHEELGDRKPSRFLRHLRALAGEGIPEDFLKTVWISRLPGSLQALITSQAKATLEELAESADKVHDVAPQALQVHALGTTAHGTEISEIARQMTELTREVAALKAGNQPHTSRSGFRGSRAPFRFGRRQDRSASRPRDQSICFYHNRFGVRATRCTRPCGYPGAENFSGSRN; from the coding sequence ATGACGGATGAAACCAAGACCGCTACCGAAGCCCCTTGTGTGGTATGTAAAGTCACTGTACGCACTCCACCGTTTTGGCCAGAGGAACCCGCATTATGGTTCTCGCAAATGGAAGCCCAGTTCGCTATCGCCGGCATATCAAGTGACACAACCAAATTTAACCACGTCATTGGCCAGTTGGAGCATAAGTACGCCGTAGAGGTAAAAGATATTATTAGCAACCCACCAGCTGacaataaatatgaaaaaataaaatcgcaGCTCATATCGAGGATCTCCGTGTCTAAAGAACAAAAGTTCCTGCAGTTGATGAAACACGAAGAGCTAGGTGACAGAAAGCCGTCACGATTCCTACGACACTTACGCGCGTTGGCAGGTGAGGGCATTCCGGAAGATTTCCTGAAAACCGTGTGGATAAGCCGTTTACCCGGCAGCCTGCAGGCGCTTATTACGTCCCAAGCCAAAGCTACGTTAGAAGAGTTAGCTGAATCTGCGGACAAGGTACACGACGTCGCTCCTCAGGCTCTGCAGGTCCATGCATTGGGCACTACCGCTCATGGCACGGAGATATCCGAAATTGCAAGGCAAATGACTGAACTTACAAGGGAAGTTGCTGCCTTAAAGGCTGGAAATCAACCGCACACATCAAGATCCGGTTTCCGTGGCAGTCGAGCGCCGTTTAGGTTTGGCCGCCGTCAGGATCGTTCCGCATCGAGACCCAGAGATCAATCCATATGCTTTTACCACAACCGATTCGGCGTTAGAGCTACCCGCTGTACTAGGCCTTGCGGTTACCCAGGAGCGGAAAACTTCAGCGGCAGCCGAAATTAG